In a genomic window of Sporosarcina trichiuri:
- a CDS encoding YqeG family HAD IIIA-type phosphatase yields the protein MMYNYFLPDEYIKDVYQLSAEALKEKGIKGIITDLDNTLVAWDRADATPEIATWIKDMQEAGLQVTILSNNNELRVKSFCDPIGTPFIFSARKPMKKAFRKAINQMGLKKEEVVMIGDQLMTDVLGGNRFGLHTILVVPVAGSDAKMTKFNRQIERRIMNKLKQKGLISWEE from the coding sequence ATGATGTACAACTATTTCCTGCCTGACGAATACATTAAAGACGTTTATCAGCTGTCGGCTGAGGCGCTTAAAGAAAAAGGTATCAAAGGGATCATCACGGATCTGGACAACACACTGGTTGCGTGGGACCGTGCTGACGCAACCCCTGAAATCGCTACGTGGATAAAGGACATGCAGGAAGCCGGTCTCCAGGTCACCATCCTGTCCAATAACAACGAACTCCGTGTTAAGTCATTTTGTGATCCGATCGGGACGCCGTTCATCTTTTCTGCAAGAAAACCGATGAAGAAGGCGTTCAGGAAGGCGATCAATCAGATGGGCCTGAAAAAGGAGGAAGTCGTCATGATCGGTGACCAGCTGATGACGGATGTCCTCGGCGGCAACCGGTTCGGACTCCATACGATCCTTGTCGTGCCTGTCGCAGGCTCGGATGCCAAGATGACAAAATTCAACCGGCAGATCGAAAGACGCATCATGAACAAGCTCAAGCAAAAAGGGCTCATATCTTGGGAGGAATGA
- the rsfS gene encoding ribosome silencing factor, which translates to MPTLLETTFKAADDKRAEDIVVLNMEGVSLVADFFVICHANSERQVQAIAREIADKASEGGHDVKRIEGMDAGRWVLVDLGDVIAHVFHKDERGFYNLEKLWGDAPSIEVAEDSAR; encoded by the coding sequence ATGCCAACACTACTTGAAACAACTTTCAAAGCTGCGGATGATAAACGGGCTGAAGATATTGTCGTATTGAATATGGAAGGTGTCTCCCTTGTGGCTGATTTCTTCGTCATCTGCCACGCGAATTCCGAGCGCCAAGTACAGGCGATCGCCCGCGAGATTGCGGACAAAGCATCCGAAGGCGGTCATGATGTTAAACGGATCGAGGGCATGGATGCCGGCAGATGGGTTCTCGTCGACCTGGGTGACGTTATTGCGCATGTCTTCCATAAGGATGAGCGCGGATTCTATAACCTTGAAAAACTATGGGGAGATGCCCCGTCGATCGAAGTGGCAGAAGACTCTGCCCGATGA
- a CDS encoding class I SAM-dependent DNA methyltransferase yields MMYARFASVYDELMSDIPYGAYISLLETAVGPIGNKKILDVACGTGILSVLLAERGADVTGIDLSEEMLDIARRRLEDRRLSAVFLHQAMQDLDAGTGFDAAIIPIDSLNYLESEHDVSRTFQGIHKALKPGGTLLFDVHSTFKTDILFPEGPFTYDSPGISYIWETEPGAEMHSVHSELAFFVKGDDGRYDRFDEVHYQRTFPIMTYAELLEKAGFSIERIFADWEEEAPEEESERVFFQVRK; encoded by the coding sequence ATGATGTATGCACGATTTGCATCCGTCTACGATGAACTGATGTCAGACATCCCTTATGGAGCGTACATCAGTCTTCTGGAAACGGCAGTGGGCCCTATTGGTAACAAGAAAATCCTGGATGTCGCTTGCGGCACTGGGATTCTCTCCGTCCTGCTGGCAGAACGCGGAGCGGATGTAACCGGGATCGACCTGTCCGAAGAAATGCTCGATATTGCCAGGAGACGGTTGGAAGACAGGCGGCTTTCAGCAGTCTTCCTCCATCAGGCGATGCAGGATCTGGATGCCGGTACGGGTTTCGACGCGGCGATCATTCCGATCGATTCACTGAACTACCTGGAAAGCGAGCACGATGTCAGCAGGACGTTCCAGGGGATCCACAAAGCCTTGAAACCCGGCGGGACCCTGCTGTTCGATGTCCACTCGACCTTCAAGACGGACATCCTGTTCCCGGAGGGCCCCTTCACGTATGACAGTCCCGGGATTTCATACATATGGGAAACCGAGCCCGGCGCGGAAATGCACTCCGTCCATTCGGAACTTGCATTTTTCGTCAAGGGAGATGACGGACGATACGATCGTTTCGACGAAGTCCATTATCAGAGGACATTTCCAATCATGACGTACGCGGAGCTGCTTGAAAAAGCAGGCTTCTCAATCGAACGCATCTTTGCGGATTGGGAAGAGGAAGCGCCGGAAGAGGAAAGTGAAAGAGTCTTTTTCCAAGTGAGAAAATAG
- the yhbY gene encoding ribosome assembly RNA-binding protein YhbY — protein sequence MLTSKQKSFLRSQAHHLQPIFQIGKSGLTDPIIKQIEEALEARELIKVSVLQNCEQDKDEVAEILSEQEGIDVVQVIGKTIVLYKESKEKKKIVLP from the coding sequence ATGTTAACAAGTAAACAAAAAAGTTTTCTGCGCAGTCAAGCGCACCACTTACAGCCGATATTCCAGATTGGGAAAAGCGGCTTGACCGATCCAATCATCAAGCAGATCGAAGAGGCGCTGGAGGCGAGGGAACTCATCAAAGTATCCGTCCTCCAGAACTGCGAACAGGACAAAGATGAGGTTGCAGAAATCCTCAGTGAGCAGGAAGGAATCGACGTCGTCCAGGTGATCGGCAAGACAATCGTGCTCTATAAGGAATCGAAAGAGAAAAAGAAGATCGTTCTTCCATGA
- the yqeK gene encoding bis(5'-nucleosyl)-tetraphosphatase (symmetrical) YqeK — protein sequence MEPAQLIEELKSRLSIQRFQHVLRVTETAKALAMLNGVPVEKAEAAALFHDIAKNMDAESLQDLLVSHGAGGEVLGYNKELWHAPAGAIIAEEQFGIADSDILNAIRFHTTGRPDMSPLEMVIYVADMTEPARDFPGADGLRLKAEGPVRDAMKECIIHSVEHLISKRVPVHPDSIRCYNYFVK from the coding sequence ATGGAGCCCGCACAGCTGATTGAGGAATTGAAGAGCAGGTTGTCCATACAGCGTTTCCAGCACGTCCTCCGTGTTACGGAAACGGCAAAAGCGCTGGCCATGCTGAATGGAGTACCTGTGGAAAAAGCGGAGGCGGCAGCGCTCTTCCATGATATTGCAAAAAACATGGATGCAGAGTCGCTGCAGGACCTGCTCGTCTCGCACGGAGCCGGCGGGGAAGTGCTCGGTTATAATAAAGAACTGTGGCATGCCCCTGCTGGAGCGATCATTGCCGAAGAGCAGTTCGGCATCGCGGACAGTGACATCCTGAATGCCATCCGGTTCCACACGACAGGAAGACCTGACATGTCACCGCTCGAGATGGTCATCTACGTAGCGGATATGACAGAGCCTGCAAGGGATTTCCCAGGTGCGGACGGACTTCGCCTGAAGGCGGAAGGGCCGGTCCGTGACGCCATGAAGGAATGCATCATCCATTCCGTGGAGCACCTCATCAGCAAGCGTGTGCCCGTGCATCCCGACTCCATCAGGTGCTATAATTACTTTGTAAAATGA
- the mtnN gene encoding 5'-methylthioadenosine/S-adenosylhomocysteine nucleosidase has protein sequence MKIGIIGAMEEEVAILKDRMGQPAETVIAGCRFYEGDIAGCKTVLVQSGIGKVNAAVAATLLIQLFKPDAVLNTGSAGGIGENLEVGTVVLSSDVTHHDADVTAFGYARGQIPGGPVTYKADERLLAIATEAVGTVGKHPSATGLIASGDVFMSDPARVFKVKEQFPELIATEMEAAAVAQVCHEFGVPFVVIRALSDIAGRESSVSFDEFLPAAALHSSEVVEEVLSKLS, from the coding sequence TGAAGATAGGGATCATCGGCGCGATGGAGGAAGAGGTCGCGATATTGAAAGACCGGATGGGGCAGCCCGCAGAAACAGTGATTGCAGGCTGCAGATTTTATGAGGGAGATATTGCCGGCTGCAAAACAGTCCTGGTACAGAGCGGGATCGGAAAAGTGAATGCTGCAGTGGCGGCAACGCTTCTCATCCAGCTGTTCAAGCCGGATGCTGTGCTGAACACCGGTTCGGCAGGCGGTATCGGTGAGAACCTGGAAGTCGGCACAGTTGTGCTTTCGAGTGATGTCACGCACCATGATGCCGATGTGACAGCGTTCGGGTACGCACGGGGTCAAATACCGGGCGGACCGGTCACATACAAAGCCGACGAGCGGCTCCTGGCAATTGCAACAGAAGCTGTCGGAACGGTCGGCAAGCATCCGTCCGCAACAGGTCTGATCGCCTCAGGTGACGTATTCATGAGCGACCCGGCACGCGTGTTCAAAGTGAAGGAGCAGTTCCCTGAACTGATTGCAACAGAGATGGAAGCGGCCGCAGTGGCGCAAGTCTGCCATGAGTTCGGTGTCCCGTTCGTCGTCATCAGGGCGCTGTCCGATATCGCCGGCAGGGAATCATCCGTATCGTTCGATGAATTCCTGCCTGCAGCGGCACTGCATTCATCTGAAGTTGTGGAAGAAGTCCTCTCGAAACTTTCCTGA
- a CDS encoding nicotinate-nucleotide adenylyltransferase: MKDTVRKKVGILGGTFNPPHIGHLIMADGICDALSLDEVRLMPTAIPPHKVMTDTATPEQRLAMCELAVQGNAKLAVCDAEVRAGGVSYTVDTMERLTAAEPDVDFCFIIGGDMIDSLHTWHEIDRLLGLVRFVGVRRPGTSSQTRYPVDLVETPLVEVSSTMLRMKYRIGRSTAYLVPRKVDEYIQKEGLYGARTAD; the protein is encoded by the coding sequence ATGAAGGACACCGTTAGGAAGAAAGTCGGAATTCTTGGCGGGACATTCAATCCGCCGCATATCGGCCATCTCATTATGGCGGACGGGATCTGCGATGCACTCTCCCTCGACGAAGTGCGGCTGATGCCGACTGCAATCCCTCCCCATAAAGTCATGACAGACACGGCGACGCCCGAACAGCGTCTCGCGATGTGCGAGCTTGCCGTGCAGGGGAATGCGAAGCTTGCCGTATGTGATGCAGAAGTGCGCGCAGGCGGCGTCTCCTATACAGTCGATACGATGGAGCGGCTAACAGCGGCTGAACCCGACGTGGATTTCTGCTTCATCATCGGCGGAGATATGATCGATTCCCTTCATACATGGCACGAAATTGACCGGTTGCTCGGACTTGTCCGGTTTGTCGGTGTCCGGCGTCCCGGTACCAGCAGCCAGACCCGCTATCCTGTCGACCTCGTCGAAACGCCGCTCGTCGAGGTCTCCTCGACAATGCTGCGCATGAAGTACAGAATCGGGAGGTCGACAGCCTATCTTGTCCCGCGGAAGGTCGATGAGTATATCCAGAAGGAGGGTCTATATGGAGCCCGCACAGCTGATTGA
- the aroE gene encoding shikimate dehydrogenase, with protein sequence MKKWFAVIGDPVAQSLSPFMHEEWFRENGIDAAYIPIAVPRGQIAEGIRSLQFLGCSGWNVTVPHKSSVLPTLGHIDSLAEQMGAVNTVSVGPAGVLTGFNTDGEGFVRALEETFGSDRKTDEILLIGAGGAARGIALALEQNGYGPITVANRTVERAAGVSGLLKQASPVSLEDISGKLGRFGIIIQTTTVGMSFAEEGTPLALEGLQPGTAVIDIIYNPLETEFLAEAAKRGAVTANGIGMFVHQGALAFEKWTGIKPDTAGMIRRLTQLLEEDHVNK encoded by the coding sequence ATGAAGAAATGGTTCGCAGTTATCGGAGATCCTGTTGCGCAGTCGCTTTCGCCATTCATGCATGAGGAATGGTTCCGGGAAAACGGCATCGATGCCGCCTACATCCCGATTGCGGTTCCGCGCGGACAGATCGCTGAAGGGATCCGGAGCCTCCAGTTTCTCGGCTGCAGCGGCTGGAATGTAACCGTACCCCATAAAAGCAGCGTTCTGCCGACTCTCGGGCATATCGACAGCCTCGCAGAGCAGATGGGCGCCGTCAATACCGTCTCGGTCGGTCCGGCTGGTGTACTTACCGGCTTCAACACAGATGGTGAAGGATTTGTGCGGGCGCTTGAAGAAACATTCGGCAGCGATCGTAAAACCGATGAAATCCTGCTGATCGGCGCGGGCGGCGCCGCCCGGGGCATTGCGCTGGCGCTTGAACAAAATGGCTATGGACCGATCACCGTTGCGAACCGGACTGTTGAACGGGCGGCCGGCGTAAGCGGGTTGCTGAAACAGGCATCGCCAGTCTCCCTCGAAGACATCTCCGGGAAGCTCGGCCGCTTCGGCATCATCATCCAGACAACAACAGTCGGCATGTCGTTCGCGGAAGAGGGAACGCCCCTCGCTCTCGAAGGACTGCAGCCCGGCACAGCAGTCATCGATATAATCTACAATCCGCTGGAAACGGAGTTTCTCGCGGAGGCCGCAAAGCGCGGTGCTGTTACAGCGAATGGAATCGGTATGTTCGTCCATCAGGGCGCGCTCGCGTTCGAGAAATGGACGGGCATCAAACCGGATACAGCAGGCATGATCCGGCGACTAACTCAATTATTGGAGGAAGACCATGTTAACAAGTAA
- the sigK gene encoding RNA polymerase sporulation sigma factor SigK, translating into MSGLVMAFVQFWLEIPAMLGYIRGQAFKRPLSKEQEADCLRRLSEGDEDARDELIEHNMRLVAHIVKKFHPKHEQLDDYISIGTIGLMKAISSYTPDRKTKLATYAARCIENEILMFLRTQKKTQKDISLHEPIGTDSEGQSLEIGDLLETDEETPFEHAEFNEQKERLYRHLDKLDAREMEIIEKRFGLRDDTPMTQKEIAEQLNISRSYVSRIEKRAIVKLYQLFKREQPAD; encoded by the coding sequence TTGAGCGGCTTGGTGATGGCGTTTGTCCAATTTTGGCTGGAGATCCCCGCGATGCTCGGATACATCCGCGGCCAGGCTTTTAAACGTCCCCTTTCCAAAGAGCAGGAAGCGGACTGCCTGCGGCGGCTCTCCGAGGGGGATGAGGACGCCCGTGACGAACTGATCGAGCATAACATGCGGCTGGTCGCACATATCGTCAAGAAATTCCATCCGAAGCATGAGCAGCTGGATGATTATATTTCAATCGGCACGATCGGTCTCATGAAAGCTATTTCCAGTTACACACCGGACCGGAAGACGAAGCTTGCCACGTACGCTGCACGCTGTATCGAGAACGAAATCCTGATGTTCCTCCGGACGCAGAAAAAAACGCAGAAGGATATCTCCCTGCATGAGCCGATCGGTACCGACAGCGAGGGGCAGTCACTTGAAATCGGCGATCTGCTGGAGACTGACGAGGAGACGCCTTTCGAGCATGCAGAGTTCAACGAGCAGAAAGAGCGGCTCTACCGCCACCTGGACAAATTGGATGCCCGTGAAATGGAGATCATTGAGAAACGATTCGGCCTCCGTGATGACACACCGATGACACAGAAAGAGATTGCAGAGCAGCTGAACATTTCAAGAAGTTACGTTTCGCGAATTGAAAAACGGGCAATCGTGAAGCTGTATCAGCTGTTCAAACGGGAACAGCCCGCCGACTGA
- the yqeH gene encoding ribosome biogenesis GTPase YqeH encodes MNLELTCIGCGIAIQTEQPGKEGYAPPASLEKEEVICQRCFRLRNYNELQPVSLSGDDFLAILNGIGDRSGLVVLVVDIFDFNGSWIHGLQRFVGKKDILLIGNKADVLPKSVKRTKLINWMKEAAAKLGLKPADVLLVSAAKGQGVPEALERIEELRRGKDVYVVGCTNVGKSTFINRIIKNATGTGEVITTSHFPGTTLDLVEIPLDDGKAIYDTPGIINDHQMAHYLDPSELKAITPKKELKPTVFQLNAEQTLFIGGLARFDFLQGGRSSFNIYAANGLNVHRTKLENADELYASHLGELLSPPGPQSLERFPELVRHEFSIKKPKTDLVISGLGWITVQHADVVVAVHAPRGVDVVVRNSLI; translated from the coding sequence ATGAATTTGGAACTTACGTGTATTGGCTGCGGTATTGCAATCCAGACCGAGCAGCCCGGCAAAGAAGGTTATGCACCGCCAGCATCCCTGGAGAAAGAAGAAGTCATCTGCCAGCGCTGTTTCCGGCTGCGGAATTATAACGAGCTGCAGCCTGTGTCATTATCAGGGGATGACTTCCTGGCAATTCTGAACGGTATCGGCGACAGGAGCGGTCTCGTCGTCCTGGTTGTCGACATCTTCGACTTTAATGGAAGCTGGATCCACGGCCTGCAGCGATTCGTCGGGAAGAAGGATATCCTGCTGATCGGCAACAAAGCCGATGTGCTGCCGAAGTCCGTCAAACGGACGAAGCTGATCAATTGGATGAAGGAAGCGGCCGCGAAACTCGGACTGAAGCCCGCCGATGTCCTGCTGGTGTCCGCGGCGAAAGGCCAGGGCGTTCCAGAGGCGCTGGAGCGCATCGAGGAACTGCGGCGCGGCAAAGATGTCTATGTCGTCGGCTGCACAAATGTCGGCAAGTCGACATTCATCAACCGGATCATCAAAAATGCAACAGGCACAGGCGAAGTGATCACCACTTCCCACTTCCCGGGGACTACACTCGATCTTGTGGAAATCCCGCTTGATGACGGAAAGGCGATCTATGACACACCAGGTATTATCAACGACCATCAGATGGCCCATTACCTGGACCCGAGCGAATTGAAGGCGATCACGCCGAAAAAGGAACTGAAGCCGACAGTGTTCCAGCTGAATGCCGAACAGACGCTGTTCATCGGAGGTCTTGCGAGGTTCGATTTCCTGCAGGGCGGACGCTCTTCCTTCAACATCTACGCGGCGAATGGCCTGAACGTTCACCGGACAAAACTCGAAAATGCTGATGAACTGTACGCATCGCATCTTGGAGAGCTTCTCTCTCCCCCGGGACCACAGTCGCTTGAACGCTTTCCCGAACTCGTACGGCATGAATTCTCCATCAAGAAACCGAAGACCGATCTGGTCATTTCGGGTCTCGGCTGGATCACAGTTCAGCATGCGGACGTCGTGGTGGCTGTTCACGCGCCTCGCGGTGTCGATGTTGTCGTGCGCAATTCGCTGATCTGA
- a CDS encoding helix-hairpin-helix domain-containing protein — protein sequence MTPLFSELLFGKWRKVTTPLAIAAVISAILFFPRGQADTGLLPQNDNFNTPQAALPEDGRPEDPAETAEDAEPLVPPPVMVDVKGAVLHPNVYTFEEGQRVIDAITAAGGYAESADSRLLNHAQLLADQMVIYVPAEGEEMPVFESAGISETVQGSGSSALININTADETELMTLNGIGPAKASAIIAYRTDNGTFQTAEDLMKVSGIGQKTFDALADAITVK from the coding sequence ATGACGCCTCTGTTTTCTGAATTGCTTTTCGGAAAATGGCGGAAAGTCACCACTCCTCTCGCGATAGCAGCGGTGATTTCGGCAATCCTGTTCTTTCCCCGAGGACAGGCGGATACCGGGCTGCTCCCTCAAAATGATAATTTCAACACACCCCAGGCTGCCCTGCCTGAAGACGGCAGACCGGAAGATCCCGCCGAAACAGCGGAGGATGCAGAACCCCTTGTCCCTCCGCCTGTGATGGTGGATGTCAAGGGTGCTGTCCTGCACCCGAATGTCTATACCTTCGAAGAAGGCCAGCGGGTCATCGATGCCATCACAGCAGCAGGCGGCTATGCAGAGTCTGCGGACAGCCGGCTGCTCAATCATGCACAGCTGCTGGCCGACCAGATGGTGATCTATGTTCCGGCAGAAGGTGAAGAGATGCCGGTGTTTGAATCTGCAGGCATATCGGAAACGGTCCAGGGCAGCGGGTCTTCTGCACTCATCAACATCAACACGGCGGACGAAACCGAGCTGATGACGCTGAACGGCATCGGTCCTGCCAAAGCGTCCGCCATCATCGCCTACAGGACCGACAACGGAACTTTCCAGACTGCGGAAGACCTGATGAAAGTTTCAGGAATCGGGCAGAAGACGTTCGATGCACTGGCGGATGCCATCACGGTGAAGTAG